One part of the Paraburkholderia flagellata genome encodes these proteins:
- a CDS encoding Lrp/AsnC family transcriptional regulator: protein MNRRPNPMPAAAPLDDIDRMLLAALAEDARASVAELAKHVGLSAPSTSERLRRLEAQGVIGGYTVQIDPRALGYTLQAIVRVKPLPGQLHLVEEVLRRIPEFVECDKVTGDDCFIARLYLHSIEQLDEILAKVTERAETSTAIVKSTPVPRRLPPLR, encoded by the coding sequence ATGAACCGACGTCCCAATCCAATGCCCGCTGCCGCCCCGCTCGACGACATCGACCGCATGCTGCTCGCGGCGCTCGCCGAGGACGCCCGGGCGAGCGTCGCCGAACTGGCCAAACATGTGGGGCTTTCGGCGCCGAGCACGTCCGAGCGGCTGCGCCGGCTCGAAGCGCAAGGCGTGATCGGCGGCTATACGGTGCAGATCGATCCGCGCGCGCTCGGCTACACGCTGCAGGCCATCGTGCGCGTGAAGCCGCTTCCCGGGCAATTGCATCTGGTGGAAGAGGTGCTGCGGCGCATTCCCGAATTCGTGGAGTGCGACAAGGTCACGGGCGATGACTGCTTCATCGCCCGGCTTTATCTGCATTCGATCGAACAACTCGACGAAATTCTCGCGAAAGTCACCGAGCGCGCCGAAACCAGCACGGCCATCGTCAAGTCCACACCGGTGCCGCGCCGCCTGCCGCCGCTGCGCTGA
- a CDS encoding DUF445 domain-containing protein, with protein MTQPHASQDEAELARAKRRALRLLLGAAAVFVGTALSPPGIVIDGVKAVSEAAMVGALADWFAVVALFRRVPIPFVSARTGVIPRNKDRIADELANFVRDKFLDVGSLVGLIRRHDPVERLATWLSAPHNAQRLGDYAVRMMSGVLGLTDDARIQNFIREGLHAALERVDLSKSAGAILDTLTKDGRHQELLDQMLDQLSALLRVEGTRAFVAGRIVDGLKGEFPMTEKFLPSEWIGESGARVLESAVNRLLLQVSEDREHHLRRKFDEVVEKLIVQLKSDPVFLRKGEELKASLREGSALNEYTRALWDSLRAWLRDDLAREDSELHAKVAATGRWLGETLAADAELRASLNGHLEDAARAMAPDFARYLTHHIRDTVQNWDTRETARLIELKIGKDLQEIRVNGTVIGGAIGLGLYLCSHLFELVRLKMGY; from the coding sequence ATGACGCAACCTCACGCCAGCCAGGACGAAGCCGAACTCGCGCGCGCCAAACGCCGCGCGCTGCGGTTGCTGCTGGGTGCGGCGGCCGTGTTCGTCGGCACGGCGCTGTCGCCGCCCGGCATCGTGATCGATGGCGTGAAGGCCGTGAGCGAAGCCGCCATGGTCGGCGCGCTGGCCGACTGGTTCGCCGTAGTCGCGCTGTTTCGCCGCGTGCCGATTCCGTTCGTTTCGGCGCGCACGGGCGTGATTCCGCGCAACAAGGACCGCATTGCCGACGAACTCGCCAACTTCGTGCGCGACAAATTTCTCGACGTGGGCTCGCTCGTCGGTCTGATCCGCCGCCACGATCCGGTCGAGCGGCTTGCCACGTGGCTGAGCGCGCCGCACAACGCGCAGCGCCTGGGCGATTACGCGGTGCGCATGATGTCGGGCGTGCTCGGCCTCACCGACGACGCGCGCATCCAGAACTTCATCCGCGAGGGTCTGCATGCGGCGCTCGAGCGCGTCGATCTCTCGAAGTCGGCGGGCGCCATTCTCGACACGCTCACCAAAGACGGCCGCCATCAGGAACTGCTCGACCAGATGCTCGATCAGCTCAGCGCGCTGCTGCGCGTCGAGGGCACGCGCGCATTCGTGGCGGGGCGCATCGTCGACGGCCTCAAGGGCGAGTTTCCGATGACCGAGAAGTTTCTGCCTTCGGAATGGATTGGCGAGAGCGGCGCGCGGGTGCTTGAGAGCGCGGTGAACCGGCTGCTGCTGCAGGTGAGCGAGGATCGCGAGCATCATCTGCGTCGGAAGTTCGACGAAGTGGTGGAAAAGCTGATCGTGCAGCTAAAGAGCGATCCGGTCTTCCTGCGCAAAGGTGAGGAATTGAAGGCGAGCCTGCGCGAGGGCAGCGCGCTCAACGAGTACACGCGCGCACTGTGGGACAGCCTGCGCGCGTGGCTGCGCGACGATCTCGCGCGGGAGGACTCCGAACTGCACGCGAAGGTGGCCGCAACGGGCCGGTGGCTGGGCGAGACGCTCGCCGCGGACGCCGAGCTGCGCGCCTCGCTCAACGGTCACCTCGAAGACGCCGCGCGCGCCATGGCGCCGGACTTCGCGCGCTACCTCACGCATCACATTCGCGACACCGTGCAGAACTGGGACACGCGCGAGACGGCACGGCTCATCGAGCTAAAAATAGGCAAGGATTTGCAGGAAATTCGCGTGAACGGCACGGTGATTGGCGGCGCGATTGGCTTGGGGCT
- a CDS encoding NAD(P)H-dependent flavin oxidoreductase, translating into MALPAVLQNLSLPVVGSPMFIVSYPELVLAQCKAGIVGSFPALNARPAEELGVWLTQIREELTAHKAANPEAVIGPVAVNQIVHQSNARLEHDVRVCVEHHVPIFITSLRAPPRELLDAVHSYGGIVLHDVINLRHAAKALEAGVDGLILVAAGAGGHAGTTSPFALVGEVRRIFDGPIVLSGAIANGGSILAAQAMGADLAYMGTRFIATKEAHAVDDYKHAILEAKAADIVYTNLFTGVHGNYIRESIVSAGLDPDALPDSDKSKMDFGAGTSKAKAWKDVWGAGQAVGLMDDVPSVADLVGRLKREYEETKARLGVSR; encoded by the coding sequence ATGGCACTGCCCGCCGTCCTGCAAAACCTCTCGCTGCCCGTCGTGGGCTCGCCGATGTTCATCGTCAGCTACCCGGAGCTGGTGCTCGCGCAGTGCAAGGCGGGCATCGTCGGGTCGTTTCCGGCGCTGAACGCGCGCCCCGCCGAGGAACTGGGTGTCTGGCTCACGCAGATCCGGGAGGAACTCACCGCGCACAAGGCCGCGAACCCCGAAGCCGTCATCGGGCCGGTCGCCGTCAACCAGATCGTTCATCAGTCGAATGCGCGGCTCGAGCACGACGTGCGCGTGTGCGTCGAGCACCACGTGCCGATCTTCATCACGAGCCTGCGCGCGCCGCCGCGAGAACTGCTCGACGCCGTGCACAGCTACGGCGGCATCGTGCTGCACGACGTCATCAACCTGCGCCACGCCGCAAAGGCGCTCGAAGCGGGCGTGGACGGCCTGATCCTCGTGGCCGCGGGCGCAGGCGGCCATGCGGGCACGACCTCGCCGTTCGCGCTGGTGGGCGAAGTGCGACGCATCTTCGACGGCCCGATCGTGCTGTCGGGCGCGATCGCCAACGGCGGCTCGATCCTCGCCGCGCAGGCCATGGGCGCGGATCTCGCCTACATGGGCACGCGCTTCATCGCGACGAAAGAGGCGCATGCGGTGGACGACTACAAGCACGCCATTCTCGAAGCGAAAGCCGCCGACATCGTCTACACGAACCTCTTCACGGGCGTGCACGGCAACTACATCCGCGAGAGCATCGTGAGCGCCGGACTCGATCCGGATGCGCTGCCCGATTCGGACAAGTCGAAGATGGACTTCGGCGCGGGCACCTCGAAGGCGAAGGCCTGGAAAGACGTGTGGGGCGCAGGCCAGGCCGTGGGCCTGATGGACGACGTGCCCTCCGTGGCCGATCTCGTCGGGCGCCTGAAGCGCGAGTACGAGGAGACGAAGGCGCGGCTCGGCGTGAGCCGCTGA
- a CDS encoding alpha/beta fold hydrolase yields MPFDGFQPFTVRTAGGVDICGVKGGDGPPLLLLHGHPQTHMIWHRCATALAQHFTVIATDLRGYGASSKPASDDTHAAYSKRAMAADQVEVMRHFGHERFLVCAHDRGARVAHRMALDHPDAVERLMLLDIAPTLAMYEQTDREFATLYFHWFFLIQPEPLPETLIEANPDVYIERVMGSRHAGLAPFAPKALDAYRAALRQPGAVHAMCEDYRASATIDLEHDRADLERGNKVACPLRVLWGAEGVIERCFDPLAEWRKVARDVSGRALPCGHYIPEEASEALVEEMLAFFETTEQ; encoded by the coding sequence ATGCCCTTCGACGGATTTCAGCCTTTCACCGTTCGCACTGCGGGCGGCGTAGACATCTGCGGCGTGAAGGGCGGCGACGGACCGCCGCTATTGTTGCTCCACGGCCATCCGCAGACTCACATGATCTGGCATCGGTGCGCCACCGCGCTCGCACAGCATTTCACCGTCATCGCGACGGATCTGCGCGGCTACGGCGCCTCCTCGAAGCCGGCCAGCGACGACACCCACGCCGCCTATTCGAAACGCGCGATGGCGGCCGACCAGGTCGAGGTCATGCGCCATTTCGGCCACGAGCGCTTTCTCGTCTGCGCGCACGACCGCGGCGCGCGCGTCGCGCACCGCATGGCGCTCGACCACCCGGACGCCGTCGAGCGGCTCATGCTGCTCGACATCGCGCCGACGCTCGCTATGTACGAGCAAACCGACCGCGAATTCGCCACGCTCTATTTCCACTGGTTCTTCCTGATCCAGCCCGAGCCGTTGCCGGAAACGCTGATCGAAGCGAACCCCGACGTCTATATCGAGCGCGTCATGGGCAGCCGCCACGCGGGTCTCGCACCCTTCGCGCCGAAGGCGCTCGACGCCTACCGCGCGGCGCTGCGCCAGCCGGGCGCGGTGCACGCGATGTGCGAGGACTACCGCGCCTCCGCGACCATCGACCTGGAGCACGACCGCGCCGATCTCGAGCGCGGCAACAAGGTGGCGTGTCCGCTGCGGGTGCTGTGGGGCGCGGAAGGCGTGATCGAGCGCTGCTTCGATCCGCTCGCCGAATGGCGCAAAGTGGCGCGCGACGTGAGCGGGCGCGCGCTGCCGTGCGGCCATTACATTCCCGAGGAGGCGAGCGAGGCGCTGGTCGAGGAAATGCTGGCGTTCTTCGAGACCACGGAGCAATGA
- a CDS encoding LysR family transcriptional regulator → MDTLVSMKVFRQVVEAGSFVAAAERMDMSAAMASKHVMHLEQQLGARLLNRTTRRVAPTEAGREYYERVAQALTELDEAGQAVGAASVVPQGRLRVSSLTAFGLRHVMGAVADYAAAFAQVTVDITLSDRVVELIDEGFDVAIRAAPSGLKSSSLIARPLATAHIVLCASPEYLRRHGVPKTVADLARHNFVQYAGASAQELAPFAEGAGGVKPKPGGNLIVNHLEALRVVVLQGGGLSMLGTEVVGDDIAEGRLVPLLVDALPPRELPIYAVYASRRHLSAKVRSFVDFLAARFSERELWPGVEAIRAAAVNADAARIATSPR, encoded by the coding sequence ATGGATACCCTCGTCAGCATGAAAGTGTTCCGCCAGGTGGTGGAGGCGGGCAGCTTCGTCGCGGCGGCCGAGCGCATGGACATGTCCGCCGCGATGGCGAGCAAGCATGTGATGCATCTGGAGCAGCAGCTTGGCGCGCGCTTGTTGAACCGCACCACGCGCCGCGTCGCGCCCACGGAGGCCGGGCGCGAGTATTACGAGCGCGTGGCCCAGGCGCTCACCGAACTCGACGAAGCCGGCCAGGCGGTGGGCGCGGCGAGCGTCGTGCCGCAGGGGCGGCTGCGCGTGTCGTCGCTCACGGCGTTCGGGCTGCGTCATGTGATGGGCGCGGTCGCCGACTATGCCGCCGCGTTTGCGCAGGTGACCGTCGACATCACGCTCTCCGACCGCGTGGTCGAGCTGATCGACGAGGGCTTCGACGTCGCGATCCGCGCCGCGCCTTCGGGGCTCAAGTCTTCGTCCCTGATCGCGCGGCCGCTCGCCACCGCGCACATCGTGCTGTGCGCGTCACCGGAGTACTTGCGCCGCCACGGCGTGCCGAAGACCGTGGCCGATCTCGCCCGGCACAACTTCGTTCAATACGCGGGGGCTTCGGCCCAGGAACTCGCGCCGTTCGCCGAGGGCGCGGGCGGCGTGAAGCCGAAGCCCGGCGGCAACCTCATCGTCAATCACCTGGAGGCGCTGCGTGTGGTCGTGCTGCAGGGCGGCGGGCTCTCGATGCTCGGCACCGAGGTGGTGGGCGACGATATCGCCGAAGGACGCCTCGTTCCGCTGCTCGTCGACGCGCTGCCGCCGCGCGAACTGCCGATCTACGCCGTGTATGCGAGCCGCCGCCATCTCTCGGCGAAGGTGCGCTCGTTCGTCGATTTCCTCGCCGCGCGCTTTTCGGAGCGCGAACTCTGGCCGGGCGTGGAGGCGATCCGCGCGGCGGCGGTCAATGCCGACGCCGCACGCATCGCCACCAGTCCGCGCTGA
- a CDS encoding porin: MNTTVSRALRTTLKASAFAAVLAAASSSAFAQSSVQLYGQVDEWVGATKFPGGQTAWNVGGGGMSTSYWGMKGSEDLGGGYKAIFTLESFFRAQNGQFGRFAGDTFFARNAYVGVESPYGTVTAGRLTTQLFVSTILFNPFIDSYTFSPMVYHVYLGLSTFPTYTTDQGVVGDSGWNNAVQYSTPNFNGLSGSAMYAFGNQAGQNGSKKWSVQGLYFHGPFAATAVYQYVNFNNTPGDIGSIVSGDTTIIGLKSQGVGQIGLSYDLKYVKFFGQYMYTANWQQVGSWHVNTAQGGVTVPAGPGTVMASYAYSRDGGGLNQTRQTAAIGYDYPLSKRTDVYAAYMYDHFDNMSSGQTYGVGMRAKF; encoded by the coding sequence ATGAATACAACGGTCAGCCGCGCGCTGCGCACCACCCTTAAGGCGAGCGCGTTCGCCGCTGTTCTTGCCGCAGCATCGTCGTCGGCGTTTGCGCAGTCGAGCGTCCAACTCTACGGCCAGGTCGACGAATGGGTCGGGGCGACGAAATTTCCGGGCGGCCAGACCGCCTGGAACGTGGGCGGCGGGGGCATGTCCACGTCGTACTGGGGCATGAAGGGATCTGAAGATCTGGGCGGCGGCTACAAGGCGATCTTCACGCTGGAAAGCTTCTTCCGTGCGCAGAACGGCCAGTTCGGCCGCTTCGCGGGCGACACGTTCTTCGCGCGCAATGCGTACGTCGGCGTCGAGTCGCCGTACGGCACGGTCACGGCAGGGCGCCTGACGACGCAACTGTTCGTCTCGACGATTCTCTTCAACCCGTTCATCGATTCGTACACCTTCTCGCCGATGGTGTACCACGTGTACCTCGGCCTCTCGACGTTCCCGACCTACACGACCGACCAGGGCGTGGTGGGCGACTCGGGCTGGAACAACGCCGTGCAGTACTCGACGCCTAACTTCAACGGCCTCTCGGGTTCGGCGATGTATGCGTTCGGCAACCAGGCCGGCCAGAACGGCTCGAAGAAGTGGAGCGTGCAGGGCCTGTACTTCCACGGCCCGTTCGCGGCCACCGCTGTCTATCAGTACGTGAACTTCAACAACACGCCGGGCGACATCGGCAGCATCGTGAGCGGCGACACGACCATCATCGGCCTGAAGAGCCAGGGCGTGGGGCAAATCGGCCTGTCGTACGACCTCAAGTACGTGAAGTTCTTCGGTCAGTACATGTACACGGCGAACTGGCAGCAGGTGGGCAGCTGGCACGTGAACACCGCCCAGGGCGGCGTGACGGTCCCGGCTGGCCCGGGCACGGTCATGGCGTCGTACGCGTACTCGCGCGACGGTGGCGGCCTGAACCAGACGCGCCAGACGGCAGCCATCGGCTACGACTATCCGCTTTCCAAGCGCACCGACGTCTACGCGGCGTACATGTACGACCACTTCGACAACATGTCGAGCGGTCAAACCTACGGCGTGGGCATGCGCGCGAAGTTCTGA
- a CDS encoding DMT family transporter: MSSTTPEIRRGAAEMIVAMLMSGTIGWLVVASRQAPINIAFLRCVLGGATLTLVCAALGLLRRKHLPPRTLALAVLGGAAIVANWVLLFAAYSRASISMATAVYNTQPFMLVGLGVVILRERVSASTLAWLAVAFLGLVCVVEVQPAVLAVPGQYLQGVAYAAGAAFLYAISSIITRHLKGTPPHLIALVQLAFGALALAPFIHYGTLPATPLHWAQLVTLGIVHTGIMYVLLYGAIQKLPTAMTGALSFIYPVVAILVDWFAFGQRLAWIQVVGAALILVAAAGVNLGWRIVPQRRGTRSA, translated from the coding sequence ATGTCTTCCACCACTCCTGAAATTCGCCGCGGCGCGGCCGAGATGATCGTCGCGATGCTGATGTCCGGCACGATCGGCTGGCTCGTGGTCGCCTCGCGGCAGGCGCCGATCAATATCGCCTTTTTGCGCTGTGTGCTCGGCGGCGCGACGCTCACGCTCGTGTGCGCCGCGCTTGGCCTCCTGCGCCGCAAGCACCTGCCGCCGCGCACGCTTGCGCTCGCCGTGCTGGGGGGCGCGGCCATTGTCGCGAACTGGGTGCTGCTGTTCGCCGCGTATTCGCGCGCTTCGATCTCCATGGCCACGGCCGTCTACAACACGCAGCCCTTCATGCTGGTCGGCCTCGGCGTGGTCATTCTGCGCGAGCGCGTGAGCGCCTCGACGCTCGCGTGGCTCGCAGTGGCCTTCCTCGGGCTCGTGTGCGTGGTCGAGGTGCAGCCCGCCGTGCTCGCAGTGCCCGGCCAATATCTGCAAGGCGTGGCCTACGCGGCGGGCGCGGCCTTTCTCTACGCGATCTCGTCGATCATCACGCGGCACCTGAAGGGCACGCCGCCCCACCTCATCGCGCTCGTGCAGCTCGCCTTCGGCGCGCTCGCGCTCGCGCCGTTCATCCACTACGGCACGCTGCCGGCCACCCCGCTGCACTGGGCGCAGCTCGTCACGCTCGGCATCGTGCACACGGGCATCATGTACGTGCTGCTCTACGGCGCGATCCAGAAGCTGCCCACGGCGATGACGGGCGCGCTCTCGTTCATCTACCCCGTGGTCGCGATCCTCGTGGACTGGTTCGCGTTCGGCCAGCGCCTCGCCTGGATCCAGGTGGTGGGCGCCGCGCTCATCCTGGTCGCGGCGGCGGGCGTGAACCTCGGCTGGCGGATCGTGCCGCAGCGGCGCGGCACGCGTTCGGCGTGA